A genomic region of Candidatus Stygibacter australis contains the following coding sequences:
- a CDS encoding caspase family protein, with the protein MFNLETGNEAKSFKHGYQVRSVTFSPDGKFLATGSSDNNARIFNLETGNEVKSFKHGGSVLSVSFSPDGKYLATGSSDNNARIFNLETGNEVKSFKHGDYISSVSFSPDGKYLAVGCSDDYAYIYRTLIQVEDEVLAKKAISRPPALSASVSFEDTDGNNFLDALEKGIFHLNITNQGEGTGKGILVKFNPERIENLNYNNTYIEEIEAGKTTEVDIPIEAYIGIEDADHLIRFEFDEINGFPPDPVEIQISTKSFQKPEIFIVDTGIEDGNSNGMIESGEMIELTVRIGNKGKGTGTGAYAKFYAGDNVFITDTFPKTVKLGDIEYNDQIDVPLEFFVNDKAEDNIPLYVDFTEATGLAGVDKLRLPIKKSESARTIQKTVVSGIEKEYGELAYEADLSVDIEQNIPRGVKNNDVIAVVIGNRDYQKTKQVDFAMRDAALMKQYLISAFGLKEGNIFIINNATKGDFETYFGTDRNYQGKLYNSVKSQVTDVIIFYSGHGAPSIKDQKGYFVPVECDPQYVELGGYSIDTFYNNLAEIPAKSMTVILDACFSGAELLENISPIILDIDNPIIILENSLIISSSQSDQPSSWYKEKKHGMFTYFFLKAIHNRNADYDNNGDITYNEIYQYVSDSNDGVPYNTKLLHGFEQNPQLSGQDTDKIAVKYE; encoded by the coding sequence ATTTTTAATTTAGAGACAGGAAATGAAGCAAAATCTTTCAAACATGGATATCAAGTACGTTCGGTGACATTTAGTCCAGATGGAAAATTTCTGGCAACTGGAAGTTCTGACAATAATGCACGAATTTTCAATTTAGAGACAGGAAATGAAGTTAAATCTTTCAAACATGGAGGTTCTGTACTTTCAGTATCCTTTAGTCCAGATGGAAAATATCTGGCAACTGGAAGTTCTGACAATAATGCACGAATTTTCAATTTAGAGACAGGAAATGAAGTTAAATCTTTCAAACATGGAGATTATATAAGTTCAGTATCCTTTAGTCCAGATGGAAAATATCTTGCTGTTGGGTGTAGTGATGATTATGCATATATATACCGGACACTGATCCAGGTAGAAGATGAAGTTTTAGCAAAGAAAGCAATATCAAGACCTCCCGCACTGTCTGCAAGCGTAAGCTTTGAGGATACAGATGGTAATAATTTTCTTGATGCTTTGGAAAAGGGGATTTTTCACCTGAACATTACCAATCAGGGAGAAGGAACTGGAAAAGGAATACTTGTTAAATTCAATCCTGAAAGGATAGAAAACTTGAATTACAATAATACATATATTGAAGAAATAGAAGCAGGGAAGACAACAGAAGTGGATATACCAATCGAGGCATATATTGGAATAGAAGATGCAGATCATCTAATTCGTTTTGAGTTTGATGAGATAAATGGTTTTCCACCGGATCCTGTAGAAATTCAGATTTCCACTAAATCTTTTCAGAAACCGGAAATATTCATTGTAGATACTGGTATTGAAGATGGTAACTCAAATGGAATGATCGAATCGGGAGAAATGATAGAATTAACTGTAAGGATCGGTAATAAAGGAAAAGGCACAGGAACAGGAGCTTATGCAAAGTTTTATGCTGGAGACAATGTATTTATTACTGATACATTTCCCAAAACTGTGAAACTGGGCGATATTGAATATAATGACCAGATAGATGTACCACTTGAATTTTTCGTTAATGACAAAGCAGAAGATAATATCCCTTTATATGTCGATTTTACTGAAGCAACCGGACTGGCAGGAGTGGATAAACTGCGTTTGCCGATAAAGAAAAGCGAAAGTGCAAGAACTATCCAGAAAACAGTAGTTTCAGGAATTGAGAAAGAATATGGAGAGCTTGCCTATGAAGCAGACCTTTCTGTAGATATCGAGCAGAATATACCCCGTGGAGTAAAAAACAATGATGTAATTGCAGTAGTAATCGGTAACCGTGATTATCAGAAGACAAAGCAGGTTGATTTTGCTATGCGTGATGCAGCATTAATGAAACAGTATCTGATATCTGCCTTTGGTTTGAAAGAAGGCAATATATTCATAATTAATAATGCAACTAAGGGCGATTTTGAAACATATTTTGGCACGGACAGAAATTATCAGGGCAAGCTTTATAATTCAGTTAAAAGCCAGGTTACTGACGTGATAATATTTTATTCCGGTCATGGTGCACCGAGTATAAAAGATCAGAAGGGATATTTTGTACCTGTGGAATGTGATCCTCAATATGTGGAATTAGGAGGATATTCAATTGATACATTTTATAATAACCTTGCTGAAATACCGGCAAAATCAATGACAGTTATCCTTGATGCCTGCTTCAGCGGAGCAGAGCTTCTGGAAAATATTTCACCTATAATACTTGATATTGATAATCCTATTATTATATTGGAAAATAGTTTGATAATCTCCAGTTCCCAAAGTGATCAGCCGTCAAGCTGGTATAAAGAAAAGAAACATGGAATGTTCACCTACTTCTTCTTAAAGGCAATCCATAACAGAAATGCAGATTATGATAATAATGGTGATATAACCTATAATGAGATCTATCAGTATGTGTCGGACAGCAATGATGGTGTCCCATATAATACAAAACTGTTGCATGGTTTTGAACAGAATCCTCAGCTATCAGGTCAGGATACTGATAAAATTGCAGTTAAATACGAGTAG